A single region of the Streptomyces sp. ITFR-16 genome encodes:
- a CDS encoding N-6 DNA methylase, with product MTATTTSTATPDQGPDPRPAEGDGEGQATAPVQDNIVLAPHAAAQTNSLVAKLWNYCNVLRDNGLSTIEYVEQLSYLLFLKMVDELNDDPFSEEDAAEIVPKEYDWKSIATKKGKALELHYRNVLDALGTRPGTTLGTIFTKAQNRITEPALLEKLVVDLIGRQSWTVGDADLKGDAYEGLLAKGAEDTKTGAGQYFTPRPLIDAIVEVMRPRPEDTITDPACGTGGFLIAAHSYIRKHHMKDLTREQRLALGQRKIWGNELVPGTARLAAMNLLLHGIGSSEGKSLIDVGDALAKKPTNKHASLVLANPPFGKKSAITIIGSEGKAEKEDISYDRDDFRATTTNKQLNFLQHIMSLTAIDGRAAVVLPDNVLFEGGAGEKIRRRLLDEFNLHTILRLPTGIFYAGGVKANVLFFEKKTPRADGKPHTSKVWVYDLRTAKHFTLKQRPLTRADLEDFVQAYGENLSDRVDTSAEEGGRFKAYTYDELIKRDKVNLDLTWMKDPALEDADSLLPPEVIAAEIVQDLQAALSEFAAIAEALGGEIPAGAEPE from the coding sequence GTGACCGCGACCACGACATCCACCGCCACCCCGGATCAGGGGCCGGACCCTCGCCCCGCCGAAGGCGACGGTGAAGGCCAGGCGACCGCCCCCGTCCAGGACAACATCGTCCTCGCGCCCCACGCCGCGGCCCAGACCAACAGCCTCGTCGCCAAGCTCTGGAACTACTGCAACGTCCTCCGCGACAACGGCCTCTCCACCATCGAGTACGTCGAGCAGCTCTCCTATCTGCTCTTCCTCAAGATGGTCGATGAGCTCAACGACGACCCCTTCTCGGAAGAGGACGCCGCAGAGATCGTGCCCAAGGAGTACGACTGGAAGTCGATCGCCACCAAGAAGGGCAAGGCGCTCGAACTCCACTACCGCAACGTCCTCGACGCCCTCGGTACTCGGCCAGGCACCACCCTCGGCACGATCTTCACCAAGGCCCAGAACCGGATCACCGAACCCGCCCTGCTCGAAAAACTCGTCGTAGACCTGATCGGCAGGCAGAGCTGGACGGTTGGCGACGCCGACCTCAAGGGCGACGCGTACGAAGGACTGCTCGCCAAGGGCGCGGAGGACACCAAGACCGGCGCCGGCCAGTACTTCACCCCCCGCCCCCTCATCGACGCGATCGTCGAGGTGATGCGCCCCCGCCCCGAGGACACCATCACCGACCCCGCGTGCGGAACCGGCGGCTTCCTCATTGCCGCGCACTCCTACATCCGCAAGCACCACATGAAGGACCTGACCCGCGAGCAGCGACTCGCCTTGGGGCAGCGCAAGATCTGGGGCAACGAACTCGTCCCGGGCACCGCCCGTCTCGCCGCGATGAACCTGCTGCTCCACGGTATCGGCAGCAGCGAGGGCAAGAGCCTGATCGATGTCGGCGACGCGCTCGCCAAGAAGCCGACCAACAAGCACGCATCGCTCGTCCTCGCCAACCCCCCCTTCGGCAAGAAGTCCGCGATCACGATCATCGGCTCCGAAGGCAAGGCCGAGAAGGAAGACATCTCCTACGACCGGGACGACTTCCGTGCCACCACCACCAACAAGCAGCTCAACTTCCTCCAGCACATCATGTCGCTGACGGCCATCGACGGCCGTGCCGCCGTCGTCCTCCCCGACAACGTCCTCTTCGAGGGCGGCGCGGGCGAGAAGATCCGCCGACGCCTGCTCGACGAGTTCAACCTGCACACGATCCTCCGCCTGCCCACCGGGATCTTCTACGCTGGCGGAGTGAAGGCCAACGTCCTCTTCTTCGAGAAGAAGACCCCGCGCGCCGACGGCAAGCCGCACACCTCCAAGGTCTGGGTCTACGACCTCCGCACCGCCAAGCACTTCACGCTGAAGCAACGGCCGCTCACCCGGGCCGATCTGGAGGACTTCGTCCAGGCGTACGGGGAGAACCTGTCCGATCGCGTGGACACCTCAGCCGAGGAAGGCGGCCGGTTCAAGGCGTACACGTACGACGAACTGATCAAGCGGGACAAGGTCAATCTCGACCTGACCTGGATGAAGGACCCGGCGCTTGAGGACGCCGACAGCCTTCTGCCGCCCGAGGTGATCGCCGCCGAGATCGTCCAGGACCTCCAGGCCGCACTCAGCGAGTTCGCCGCGATCGCCGAGGCGCTGGGCGGCGAAATCCCGGCCGGCGCAGAGCCGGAATAG
- a CDS encoding DUF397 domain-containing protein, translating to MVSSRRSIADASTLTGWFKSTYSGGNQGECLEVARGHATVPVRDSKAADGPAVVFSADGWSSFVTALKNERLSA from the coding sequence ATGGTCAGCAGTAGGCGGAGCATCGCGGACGCGTCCACCCTCACGGGCTGGTTCAAGTCCACCTACAGCGGCGGGAATCAGGGCGAGTGCCTTGAGGTCGCCCGCGGCCACGCCACCGTCCCCGTCCGCGACAGCAAGGCCGCCGACGGTCCGGCCGTGGTCTTCTCCGCAGACGGCTGGTCCTCGTTCGTCACCGCGCTCAAGAACGAGCGTCTCTCCGCCTGA
- a CDS encoding DEAD/DEAH box helicase family protein, translating into MDEWLRCLAKASPNFGILYQHQPLLALYGAQAELNVFSNPNAAQVQAGQFGEVLAEELVTRTGTRVAGTRQIDRLHALTTIGALTPPVHDAFDQLRRERNEAAHAHLFDTTRALEAVRLCYELGVFYHRALTGKRTVTAFVPPALPALTDPAEIAELREALDGHRDALAQSRVKLSESTGRLEAERRARSEAEALMVSAQQAKEALAARLVEMEAEIVSLRTVQRAQYETDRKQPRRVNAAARDAIVHRAQRPAPLNEVQARVRIDAMLADAGWLVQDRDDLNPLAGRGVAVREFTLASGRADYVLYVDGRIVGVIEAKREGDHLSSALTQNERYAKGVLKEHSLAVWRESEPFAFRYATTGAETYFVNRLDPDPRSREVFSFHRPETVAAWMERAGDRRAPTFRAGLRRMPKLEPYGLRLAQIDAITGLEQSLGQDRPRALIHMATGAGKTFTAVTETYRLLRHAGARRVLFLVDRNNLGRQALSEFRNYTTPDDGRKFSDLYNVDRLGAAGLQDTSSVVICTIQKMYSLLKGEQLTDDDAGDDATDAGQQAAVTSVDDPDMDYAADRPVEVEYQPDVPPESFDLIVVDECHRSIYGLWRGVLDYFDAHLVGLTATPTAQTRGFFDQNTVSEYTYEQAVADGVNVDFDVVRVNTDLRENGGAKIEAGTTVRIKDRKTRTQRLEELDDDLTYTTAQIGRSVITVDEIRAVLTTYRNNWQRWFPGRKDLPKTLIFAVGEDHAEDVLKQAKEVFGRGDDFAKKITYKSRQNGENPDELINDLRNSPRLRIAVTVDMIATGTDVRALECVIFLRAVRSAVLFEQMKGRGARTIDATELREVTPDADEDVTKDRFVLLDAAGVTDSPLVDARPLIPATGNQVSLAKLLDKTGSRSISAEEAEILQRRLSRLNQQLGSEERELLANTAGGTTLAEIARGIVDAVDVDAQDEARRQGGAGAARELVENAVAVLTGNPELRRQILEIRRDKDLTYDETTAVTVTKVEEIPREQRARENLDEWHELLEEQRDRNAAIQVALGSGNPVSPSEARAALKELAATIRASRRAWTPRVLWGFYEDLEKAAAQKSRDAGPEDLISLIRYELGADSELRPYRTVVHERFEGWLLRQRQAGVEFTDEQLWWLEKIRDVVATDVGIEPAELSYEPFTERGRGRGFMLAFGGKEPALDLLTELNRELA; encoded by the coding sequence ATGGACGAGTGGCTTCGGTGCCTGGCCAAGGCATCACCGAATTTCGGGATTCTTTATCAGCACCAGCCACTCCTCGCTCTTTACGGAGCCCAGGCGGAACTGAACGTCTTCAGCAATCCGAATGCCGCACAGGTCCAGGCAGGCCAGTTCGGTGAGGTCCTCGCCGAGGAACTCGTCACGCGCACGGGCACCAGAGTCGCGGGCACGCGCCAGATCGACCGTCTCCATGCCCTGACGACCATCGGCGCACTGACCCCGCCCGTCCATGACGCCTTCGACCAGCTGCGCCGTGAGCGCAACGAGGCCGCTCACGCCCACCTCTTCGACACCACGCGCGCCCTCGAAGCCGTACGGCTCTGCTACGAGCTCGGCGTCTTCTACCACCGTGCGCTGACCGGTAAGCGCACGGTCACCGCCTTCGTGCCGCCCGCCCTGCCGGCGCTCACGGACCCGGCGGAGATCGCCGAGCTGCGCGAAGCGCTCGACGGCCACCGCGACGCCCTCGCCCAGTCACGGGTCAAGCTGAGCGAGTCCACCGGCCGCCTGGAAGCCGAGCGCCGCGCGCGCTCCGAGGCCGAGGCACTCATGGTCAGTGCCCAGCAGGCGAAGGAGGCGCTGGCCGCCCGCCTGGTGGAGATGGAAGCGGAGATCGTCAGTCTGCGGACCGTGCAGCGGGCGCAGTACGAGACCGACCGCAAGCAGCCTCGCCGGGTGAACGCCGCCGCCCGCGATGCCATCGTGCACCGTGCGCAGCGCCCGGCCCCTCTCAACGAGGTGCAGGCCCGAGTCAGGATCGACGCCATGCTCGCCGACGCCGGCTGGCTGGTCCAGGACCGTGACGACCTCAACCCGCTCGCCGGACGAGGAGTCGCGGTGCGGGAGTTCACCCTGGCGTCCGGACGCGCTGACTACGTCCTCTACGTGGACGGCAGGATCGTCGGCGTCATCGAGGCCAAGCGCGAGGGTGACCATCTCTCCAGCGCCCTCACGCAGAACGAGCGGTACGCCAAGGGTGTCCTCAAGGAGCACAGCCTCGCCGTGTGGCGGGAGAGCGAGCCCTTCGCCTTCCGCTACGCCACCACCGGTGCCGAGACCTACTTCGTCAACCGCCTGGACCCCGACCCCCGCTCCCGCGAGGTGTTCTCCTTCCACCGTCCCGAGACGGTCGCCGCATGGATGGAGCGTGCCGGGGACCGCCGTGCCCCGACCTTCCGCGCCGGTCTGCGCCGGATGCCGAAGCTGGAGCCGTACGGCCTGCGGCTCGCCCAGATCGACGCGATCACGGGCCTGGAGCAGTCCCTCGGCCAGGACCGGCCCCGCGCGCTGATCCACATGGCGACCGGCGCGGGCAAGACCTTCACCGCCGTCACGGAGACGTACCGGCTGCTGCGTCACGCCGGCGCCCGACGCGTGCTCTTCCTCGTGGACCGCAACAACCTCGGCCGCCAGGCGCTTTCGGAGTTCCGCAACTACACCACCCCTGACGACGGCCGGAAGTTCTCCGACCTCTACAACGTGGACCGCCTGGGCGCGGCGGGGCTCCAGGACACCTCGTCCGTCGTGATCTGCACCATCCAGAAGATGTACTCCCTGCTCAAGGGAGAGCAGCTGACGGACGACGACGCGGGCGACGACGCGACCGACGCGGGACAGCAGGCCGCTGTGACCTCGGTCGACGACCCCGACATGGACTACGCCGCGGACCGGCCCGTCGAGGTCGAGTACCAGCCGGACGTGCCCCCCGAGTCCTTCGACCTGATCGTCGTGGACGAGTGCCACCGTTCCATCTACGGGCTCTGGCGCGGTGTCCTGGACTACTTCGACGCCCACCTGGTCGGCCTCACCGCCACCCCGACGGCCCAGACGCGGGGCTTCTTCGACCAGAACACGGTCTCCGAGTACACCTACGAGCAGGCCGTTGCCGACGGTGTCAACGTCGACTTCGACGTGGTGCGGGTCAACACCGACCTGCGGGAGAACGGCGGGGCGAAGATCGAGGCCGGTACGACGGTCCGGATCAAGGACCGCAAGACCAGGACCCAGCGGCTCGAAGAGCTCGACGACGATCTGACGTACACCACCGCCCAGATCGGCCGCTCGGTGATCACCGTCGACGAGATCCGCGCGGTGCTCACGACGTACAGGAACAACTGGCAGCGCTGGTTCCCCGGCCGCAAGGATCTGCCCAAAACCCTGATCTTCGCGGTGGGGGAGGACCACGCCGAGGACGTACTCAAGCAGGCCAAGGAAGTCTTCGGACGCGGAGACGATTTCGCAAAGAAGATCACTTACAAGAGCCGCCAGAACGGTGAGAACCCTGACGAGCTCATCAATGATCTGCGTAATTCCCCCAGGCTGCGCATCGCGGTCACCGTCGACATGATCGCCACGGGTACGGACGTACGCGCCCTGGAATGCGTGATCTTCCTGCGGGCGGTGCGCAGCGCGGTCCTCTTCGAGCAGATGAAGGGCCGGGGCGCACGCACCATCGACGCGACCGAGCTGCGTGAGGTCACACCGGACGCGGACGAGGACGTGACGAAGGACCGCTTCGTCCTCCTCGACGCGGCCGGAGTCACGGACAGCCCTCTGGTCGACGCACGTCCCCTGATCCCGGCGACGGGCAACCAGGTTTCGCTGGCGAAGCTGCTGGACAAGACGGGCTCCCGGTCGATCAGCGCGGAGGAAGCCGAGATCCTCCAGCGCCGCTTGTCCCGCCTGAACCAGCAGCTGGGATCGGAGGAGCGTGAGCTTCTGGCCAACACGGCAGGCGGCACGACCCTGGCGGAGATCGCCCGCGGAATCGTGGACGCGGTGGACGTGGACGCGCAGGACGAGGCGAGGCGCCAGGGCGGGGCGGGGGCGGCCCGCGAACTGGTGGAGAACGCGGTGGCGGTCCTCACCGGCAACCCCGAGCTGCGGCGGCAGATCCTGGAGATCCGCCGCGACAAGGACCTGACGTACGACGAGACGACGGCTGTCACGGTGACGAAGGTCGAGGAGATCCCGCGCGAGCAGCGGGCCCGGGAGAACCTGGACGAGTGGCACGAGCTCCTGGAGGAGCAGCGCGACCGCAACGCGGCCATCCAGGTCGCCCTGGGCAGCGGAAACCCGGTCTCCCCGAGCGAGGCCCGCGCGGCCCTCAAGGAGCTCGCGGCCACGATCCGGGCATCCCGGCGGGCCTGGACACCGCGCGTCCTGTGGGGCTTCTACGAGGACCTGGAGAAGGCCGCCGCCCAGAAGAGCCGGGACGCGGGGCCGGAAGACCTGATCAGCCTGATCCGTTACGAGCTGGGTGCGGACAGTGAGCTCCGCCCGTACCGTACGGTGGTCCACGAGCGCTTCGAGGGGTGGCTGCTGCGGCAGCGACAGGCGGGCGTCGAGTTCACGGACGAGCAGCTGTGGTGGCTGGAGAAGATCCGCGACGTCGTCGCCACCGATGTCGGCATAGAGCCGGCGGAACTCTCCTACGAGCCGTTCACGGAGCGCGGCAGAGGACGCGGCTTCATGTTGGCGTTCGGCGGGAAAGAGCCGGCGCTGGATCTGTTGACTGAGCTGAATCGGGAACTGGCTTGA
- a CDS encoding ATP-binding protein: MYVSRVYVENIKSFHGSRVVDLTLTRPDGTHAGWTVLAGRNGSGKTTLLRALALALSGPAAARGLVHGFENWMSRGAVESSAQAKIVRDAAFDKFSASGRTQTNFRAGLRWTAPTEGTSSRKSAQPALEGIRQNPNAKSATPAQRGPWADNPVGWFCAAYGPFRRMAGGSGEVQRLMLASGPVARQASLFHEDASLAEGVAWLIEQHLRALEGREGAAALKRAALSVLGHGLLPDGYRVEDVDSEGLWVTRDGHRYPLREMSDGFRTVAALVVDLLKQIHDAFGDEAFSGDDGEGGPSLLHVPGVVIIDEIDAHLHVSWQRRIGPWLTEHFPNIQFIVTTHSPYICQAADPGGLIRLPGVEEDAAPEVVPEDLYERVVYGSGDDAVLSELFGLDTPYSEQAERRRAEFVALESRVYEGDTSPETVERYKKLKELLTSRAGPRDVRPTPPSLRRDRGRRGRRGGVIRLERAPLPPDTAAHLTTYTEQTVEADRRVTPA, from the coding sequence ATGTACGTCTCCCGCGTGTACGTCGAGAACATCAAGTCGTTCCACGGTTCGCGCGTCGTCGACCTGACGCTCACCCGCCCGGACGGGACGCACGCCGGCTGGACGGTCCTCGCTGGACGGAACGGCTCGGGAAAGACGACGCTGCTGCGGGCGCTGGCCCTGGCTCTCAGCGGGCCGGCCGCCGCGCGGGGGCTGGTTCATGGGTTCGAGAACTGGATGTCCCGCGGGGCCGTCGAGAGCTCGGCGCAAGCGAAGATCGTCAGGGATGCGGCCTTCGACAAGTTCAGTGCGTCCGGGCGCACCCAGACCAACTTCCGGGCAGGGCTGCGCTGGACGGCTCCGACCGAGGGCACAAGCAGCCGTAAGAGCGCTCAGCCGGCCCTCGAAGGCATCAGGCAGAACCCCAACGCGAAGAGTGCTACCCCCGCTCAACGCGGCCCGTGGGCCGACAACCCCGTGGGCTGGTTCTGCGCCGCCTACGGTCCCTTCCGGCGCATGGCCGGGGGATCGGGCGAGGTCCAGCGGCTGATGCTGGCCTCCGGCCCGGTGGCCCGGCAGGCGAGCCTGTTCCACGAGGACGCCTCACTGGCCGAAGGCGTCGCCTGGCTGATCGAGCAGCACCTGCGGGCGCTCGAAGGCCGAGAGGGGGCCGCGGCACTCAAACGGGCAGCGCTGTCGGTCCTGGGCCACGGACTGCTTCCCGACGGCTACCGAGTGGAGGACGTCGACTCCGAAGGTCTGTGGGTGACCCGCGACGGCCATCGGTACCCGCTACGGGAGATGAGCGACGGATTCCGCACAGTCGCCGCGCTCGTCGTCGACCTCCTCAAGCAGATTCACGATGCCTTCGGCGACGAAGCGTTCAGCGGAGACGACGGCGAGGGCGGCCCCAGTCTTCTCCACGTACCCGGTGTTGTCATCATCGATGAGATCGACGCTCACCTCCACGTCTCCTGGCAACGCCGCATCGGTCCCTGGCTGACCGAACACTTCCCCAACATCCAGTTCATCGTGACGACCCACAGCCCCTACATCTGCCAAGCGGCCGATCCCGGCGGCCTGATCCGTCTGCCGGGCGTGGAAGAGGACGCGGCACCCGAGGTCGTCCCGGAGGACCTGTACGAACGAGTGGTCTACGGCAGCGGTGACGACGCGGTCCTCTCCGAACTCTTCGGGCTCGACACCCCGTACTCCGAGCAGGCCGAGCGCCGCCGTGCCGAGTTCGTGGCGCTGGAGTCCCGGGTTTACGAGGGGGACACCTCACCGGAGACGGTCGAGCGCTACAAGAAGCTCAAGGAACTGCTCACCAGCCGCGCGGGTCCACGAGATGTCCGCCCAACTCCACCGTCTCTCCGAAGAGATCGGGGACGGAGAGGACGGCGAGGCGGAGTGATCCGGCTGGAACGGGCTCCGCTGCCCCCGGACACGGCGGCGCACCTCACTACGTACACCGAGCAGACCGTCGAGGCAGACCGCAGGGTGACGCCTGCATAG
- a CDS encoding helix-turn-helix transcriptional regulator — translation MGTKQGPRTPRQKYGEELRLRRAAAGLTQEALSEMVVCSPTLISHYEAGRRLPSPEDARRIDQALGTDGFFERWLEDLETKYDENFAAVAELEQQAVLIQQFALTLVPGLLQTDDYARALFEAYRPNHRKEDIDKEVVIRTERARVLDGPLNPVVWTLLDEAVLRRRVGGSQVMAAQLRKIADLAAAGRLRLHVLPFEAGAHSLQQSLLTLMSFSDSAPVAYVEAFQTGNLMDDPRLVAFSRTAYDLALGDALSHQESVARVRAAAEEHEHGQQ, via the coding sequence ATGGGCACGAAGCAGGGGCCGCGCACGCCGAGGCAGAAGTACGGCGAGGAGCTGCGGTTACGGCGTGCGGCAGCGGGGCTGACGCAGGAGGCCCTGAGCGAGATGGTGGTCTGCTCACCGACTCTCATCAGCCACTACGAGGCGGGGCGGCGGCTGCCCAGTCCGGAGGATGCGCGGCGGATCGACCAGGCGCTGGGGACGGACGGGTTCTTCGAGCGGTGGCTGGAGGACCTGGAGACGAAGTACGACGAAAACTTCGCGGCCGTGGCGGAGCTGGAACAGCAGGCGGTTCTCATCCAGCAGTTCGCATTGACACTTGTGCCTGGCCTGTTGCAGACGGACGACTACGCGCGTGCCCTGTTCGAGGCGTACCGCCCCAACCACCGCAAGGAGGATATTGACAAGGAGGTCGTCATTCGAACGGAACGTGCCCGCGTACTCGACGGCCCGTTGAATCCAGTGGTGTGGACGCTACTGGACGAGGCCGTGCTGCGGCGGCGGGTCGGTGGCTCACAGGTGATGGCCGCGCAGCTGCGGAAGATCGCGGATCTTGCCGCAGCAGGACGGCTGCGACTGCACGTGCTGCCGTTCGAGGCCGGGGCTCACTCTCTTCAGCAGAGCCTGCTGACACTGATGAGCTTCTCCGATTCCGCGCCGGTGGCGTACGTCGAAGCCTTCCAGACAGGCAACCTGATGGATGATCCACGCTTGGTGGCGTTCAGTCGCACGGCCTACGATCTCGCTCTGGGCGATGCGTTGTCGCACCAGGAGTCGGTGGCCCGTGTGCGGGCCGCAGCGGAGGAGCACGAACATGGTCAGCAGTAG
- a CDS encoding restriction endonuclease subunit S has protein sequence MSEKELPAGWVSVRLSDVLSEPLINGRSVRTLDGGFPVLRLTSIKDGAIDLGESKEGSWSAEEAKPYLVTQGDYLLSRGNGSRKLVGRGGLVGDVAVPIAFPDTMVRVRVNPEIIIPKYLGRLWDSLLVRRQIESLARTTAGIYKVNQKMLEGIRLPLPPLAEQGRIVEALEGHLSHLVMAGRNLRDARARVQALMVRIMATQFGTEDAKTLRLSDVAEVRLGRQRSPKNHAGDSMRPYLRAANVGWKGLILDDVKKMNFTDKELEAYRLEKNDIVLSEASGSPGEVGKPAMWSGEIEDCCFQNTLIRVRSKGINPHYLLYFLRCSALRGDFRAGARGVGIHHLGAAKLSSWSIPVPSGEDQARIVDVLDTQLSALTAASEIFEGNRNIERMASALRSAILNRAFTGNLVPQDPTDEPASALLARIQAERAAQPKAKRTRRTPATPRKVKKAPAAAPTESVPAPSPTAAPTHAVQQEFDL, from the coding sequence TTGAGCGAGAAGGAACTTCCGGCGGGGTGGGTTTCGGTGCGCTTGTCGGATGTACTGAGTGAGCCGTTGATCAACGGTCGCTCCGTGCGGACGCTGGATGGCGGGTTTCCTGTTCTTCGCCTTACGTCTATCAAAGACGGCGCCATCGACTTGGGTGAGTCTAAAGAAGGCTCGTGGAGCGCGGAAGAGGCTAAACCTTACTTGGTGACACAGGGTGACTACTTGTTGAGTCGTGGTAACGGTTCTCGGAAACTTGTAGGGCGAGGCGGGCTCGTGGGTGATGTCGCCGTACCTATTGCTTTTCCCGACACTATGGTTCGGGTGCGCGTCAACCCGGAAATCATCATTCCGAAGTACTTGGGGCGCCTGTGGGATTCTCTGTTGGTGCGTCGTCAGATTGAATCGTTGGCGCGTACCACTGCGGGAATCTATAAGGTTAACCAGAAGATGCTGGAAGGGATTCGGCTGCCACTGCCGCCCCTCGCGGAGCAGGGGCGCATCGTGGAGGCATTGGAGGGCCATCTTTCCCACTTGGTCATGGCGGGACGGAACCTCCGAGATGCGCGCGCAAGGGTCCAGGCGCTGATGGTGCGAATTATGGCGACCCAATTCGGTACCGAAGACGCGAAGACGCTCCGCCTGAGTGACGTAGCTGAAGTCCGACTCGGGCGGCAGCGGTCACCCAAGAATCATGCAGGGGACAGCATGCGCCCCTATCTGCGGGCCGCTAACGTCGGCTGGAAGGGATTGATCCTTGACGATGTGAAGAAGATGAACTTTACCGACAAGGAGCTGGAGGCATACCGGCTTGAGAAGAATGACATCGTACTCAGTGAAGCGTCTGGCAGTCCAGGAGAAGTGGGCAAGCCGGCGATGTGGAGCGGTGAGATCGAGGACTGTTGCTTCCAGAACACCTTGATCAGGGTCAGGTCGAAGGGGATTAACCCGCACTACTTGCTCTACTTCCTCCGCTGCTCTGCTCTGCGGGGTGACTTCCGTGCTGGCGCCCGGGGCGTGGGAATTCATCATCTCGGGGCGGCGAAATTGTCGTCTTGGTCGATCCCTGTCCCCTCGGGCGAGGACCAAGCGCGAATCGTCGATGTGCTTGACACGCAGCTCTCTGCGCTAACAGCAGCATCGGAGATCTTTGAGGGCAATCGCAATATTGAACGTATGGCCTCCGCGTTGCGTTCGGCCATCCTCAACCGCGCCTTCACCGGCAACCTCGTCCCCCAGGACCCCACAGACGAGCCCGCCTCCGCCCTCCTCGCCCGCATCCAGGCCGAGCGTGCCGCCCAGCCCAAGGCCAAGCGCACCCGCCGCACCCCTGCCACACCCCGCAAGGTGAAAAAGGCCCCCGCAGCCGCGCCCACCGAGAGCGTCCCTGCCCCCAGCCCCACCGCCGCCCCCACCCACGCCGTACAGCAGGAGTTCGACCTGTGA